In Hemitrygon akajei unplaced genomic scaffold, sHemAka1.3 Scf000118, whole genome shotgun sequence, a single genomic region encodes these proteins:
- the LOC140723559 gene encoding uncharacterized protein → MAYQRVHTGEKPFTCSVCGKGFTHLSQLQSHQRVHTGEKPFTCSVCGKRFTHLSQLQNHQRIHTGERPFTCSVCGKGFTQSSNLLVHQRVHTGEKPFTCSECGKGFSDLSSLLRHQRVHTGEKPFTCSECGKGFSQSSQLLRHQRVHTGEKPFTCSECGKGFTDSSTLQSHQRVHTGEKPFSCSECGRGFTQLSHLQSHLRVHTGERPFICSDCGKGFTRLFTLQRHQRVHTGEKPFICSECGKGFTQSCQLLSHQRVHTGEKPFTCLVCGKRFTDPSTLQKHQRVHTGEKPFTCSECGKRFTQSSQLQSHQRIHTGERPFTCTVCGKRFTQSSTLLRHECVHTGEKLFNCTECGKWFTLSSHLLEHQRVHTGERPFISSECGKRFTRSSTLQRHQRVHTGEEPFTC, encoded by the coding sequence atggcttaccagcgtgttcacactggggagaagccgttcacctgctcagtctgtgggaagggattcactcatttatcccaactacagagtcaccagcgagttcacactggggagaagccattcacctgttcagtctgtgggaagagattcactcatttatcccaactacagaatcaccagcgaattcacactggggagaggccgttcacctgctcagtctgtgggaagggattcactcagtcatccaacctactggtacatcagcgagttcacactggggagaagcctttcacctgctcagaatgtgggaaaggattcagtgaCTTATCCAGcctactgagacatcagcgagttcacactggggagaagccattcacctgctcagaatgtgggaaaggattcagtcagtcatcccaactactgagacatcagcgagttcacactggggagaagccgttcacctgctcagaatgtgggaaaggatttactgattcatccaccctacagagtcatcagcgagttcacactggggagaagccattctcctgttcagaatgtgggaggggatttactcagttatcccacctacagagtcatctgcgagttcacactggggagaggccattcatctgctcagactgtgggaagggattcactcggttattcaccctacagagacatcagcgagttcacactggggagaagccgttcatctgctcagaatgtgggaagggattcactcagtcatgccaactactgagtcatcagcgagttcacactggggagaagccattcacctgcttagtctgtgggaagagattcactgatccatccaccctacagaaacaccagcgagttcacactggggagaagccattcacctgttcagaatgtgggaagagatttactcagtcatcccaactacagagtcatcagcgaattcacactggggagaggccgttcacctgcacagtctgtgggaagagattcactcaatctTCCACCCTACTGAGACATGAATGTGTTCACACCGGTGAGAAGTTGTTCAATTGCACAGAATGTGGGAAATGGTTCACTCTGTCATCCCACCTTCtggaacaccagcgagttcacactggagagaggccattcatctcctcagaatgtgggaagagattcacacgcTCTTCCACACTACAGaggcatcagcgagttcacactggagaggagCCATTTACCTGCTGA